One Triticum dicoccoides isolate Atlit2015 ecotype Zavitan chromosome 4B, WEW_v2.0, whole genome shotgun sequence genomic window carries:
- the LOC119292432 gene encoding uncharacterized protein LOC119292432, which produces MTPNPSQAQPKLNSSPPDPNPSPAAGQLQSLRRRRRRRRRRVDARTHTHPLPPRPWSSPTAASSFHPGLFAIGAVAPLPAPARAGQAACRSATATASSSSTTTQRLLARDPLLQFGGKEGEAFLARSGEDGCAARCTTVMMGIHSCCHDSSRRPPRHSHSWP; this is translated from the exons ATGAC tCCCAACCCCAGCCAGGCCCAACCCAAACTGAACTCTTCTCCCCCCGACCCAAaccccagccccgccgccggccaACTCCagtcccttcgccgccgccgccgccgccgccgccgccgcgtagacGCGAGGACGCACACGCATCCGCTACCACCGCGGCCATGGTCCTCTCCCACCGCCGCTTCCTCCTTCCACCCCGGCCTCTTTGCCATCGGCGCCGTCGCACCACTGCCGGCCCCTGCTCGAGCTGGTCAGGCGGCGTGCAGATCCGCCACTGCCACAGCGTCGTCGTCCTCCACAACCACGCAGCGGCTCCTCGCCCGCGACCCTCTTCTCCAG TTTGGGGGCAAGGAAGGAGAAGCCTTTCTCGCTCGATCTGGCGAGGATGGATGCGCAGCAAG GTGCACCACCGTGATGATGGGGATTCATTCTTGCTGCCACGATTCGTCTCGTCGTCCTCCCCGGCATTCGCATAG TTGGCCATGA